The following proteins are encoded in a genomic region of Roseofilum casamattae BLCC-M143:
- a CDS encoding YHS domain-containing (seleno)protein, whose protein sequence is MKLHYISTLAIASIFAVGITAHSYAQGNVSTQEQISNKAEANNPCANPCANPCANPCANPCANPCANPCANPCANPCANPCANPCANPCANPCANPCANPCANPCANPCAGKSTALKACAGKNPCASANPCANPCANPCASATKRAPVYSSKGVAIKGADPVAYFTQDKAVIGKSEFKHEWKGATWHFESAANRDKFVANPSKYAPEYGGYCAKALSEGNLAPVDPEAWKIYEGKLYLNYSKGVQAQWSQDIPGNIAKANSHWPAILNR, encoded by the coding sequence ATGAAACTTCACTACATTAGTACTTTAGCGATCGCCTCTATTTTTGCTGTTGGTATTACTGCTCATTCTTATGCTCAAGGAAATGTAAGTACTCAAGAGCAGATTTCTAATAAGGCTGAGGCTAACAATCCCTGCGCCAATCCCTGCGCCAATCCCTGCGCCAATCCCTGCGCCAATCCTTGCGCCAATCCTTGTGCCAATCCTTGCGCCAATCCTTGTGCCAATCCTTGCGCCAATCCTTGCGCCAACCCTTGCGCCAATCCTTGCGCCAATCCTTGCGCCAACCCTTGCGCCAATCCTTGTGCCAATCCTTGCGCCAACCCTTGCGCGGGTAAAAGCACTGCTCTGAAAGCCTGTGCGGGTAAAAATCCCTGCGCTAGTGCGAACCCTTGTGCGAACCCTTGTGCCAATCCTTGCGCTAGTGCCACCAAGCGCGCTCCTGTTTACTCCTCAAAAGGTGTTGCGATTAAAGGTGCTGACCCGGTAGCATATTTTACTCAAGATAAAGCTGTCATCGGTAAATCTGAGTTCAAACACGAATGGAAAGGAGCAACTTGGCACTTTGAAAGTGCTGCGAATCGCGATAAGTTTGTGGCGAACCCCAGTAAATACGCTCCTGAATATGGCGGATACTGCGCGAAGGCCCTGAGTGAAGGCAATCTGGCTCCCGTAGATCCCGAAGCCTGGAAAATTTATGAAGGGAAGCTGTACTTGAACTACAGCAAAGGCGTTCAGGCACAATGGAGTCAAGATATTCCGGGAAATATTGCGAAAGCCAATAGTCATTGGCCGGCAATTCTCAACCGCTAA
- a CDS encoding YHS domain-containing (seleno)protein, whose protein sequence is MKLRYISILAIASIFTVAIAVRAYTQRSTNPQGPISNPVGAAQKPQAERYASGTKHPPVYSSNRLAIKGADPVAYFTESKAVIGSPEFKHEWNGAIWHFASAANRDKFAANPNQYAPEYGGYCAFALSRNYLASVEPEVWTIYEGKLYLNYSMEVQARWSRDIPGNIAKGDGNWPAILNR, encoded by the coding sequence ATGAAACTTCGCTACATTAGTATTTTAGCGATCGCCTCTATTTTTACGGTTGCGATCGCTGTTCGTGCTTATACTCAAAGAAGTACAAACCCTCAAGGGCCAATCTCGAACCCTGTTGGCGCAGCTCAAAAACCTCAGGCCGAGCGTTATGCTAGCGGGACTAAGCATCCCCCCGTATATTCCTCCAATCGCCTGGCCATCAAAGGTGCCGATCCGGTAGCTTACTTTACCGAAAGTAAAGCGGTCATCGGTAGCCCTGAGTTCAAACATGAATGGAATGGGGCAATTTGGCACTTTGCGAGTGCTGCCAATCGAGATAAATTTGCAGCTAACCCCAACCAATATGCTCCCGAATATGGTGGATACTGCGCCTTTGCCCTGAGTCGAAACTATCTGGCATCAGTCGAGCCTGAAGTCTGGACAATTTATGAAGGGAAGCTGTACTTAAACTACAGCATGGAAGTTCAGGCACGATGGAGTCGAGATATTCCGGGAAATATTGCCAAAGGCGATGGCAATTGGCCGGCAATTCTCAACCGTTAA